In Nicotiana tabacum cultivar K326 chromosome 2, ASM71507v2, whole genome shotgun sequence, the following proteins share a genomic window:
- the LOC107826152 gene encoding E3 ubiquitin-protein ligase RMA1H1, producing MALEQLDTTFGKHDTPLGKWKAMNDEVEDNVSGGFECNICLDLVHDPVVTLCGHLYCWPCIYKWIHFQTDSSENSDQQQPQCPVCKSEVSQKTLIPLYGRGQSTKSSDGKAPNLGIVIPQRPPTPRCGDHTLISTTDSNQSQLLQRRQQSQTHQPYQGSYMASPILSPGGTTANMLHPIIGEVANARIFGNSSTTLYTYPNSYNVAASSSPRLRRQLLQADRSLGRICFFLFCCFVTCLILF from the coding sequence ATGGCCTTAGAACAGCTCGACACTACCTTTGGCAAACACGATACTCCATTAGGAAAGTGGAAGGCAATGAACGATGAAGTTGAAGACAATGTTTCTGGTGGTTTTGAGTGTAACATATGCCTGGATCTCGTGCACGATCCTGTGGTAACTTTATGTGGTCACCTCTACTGCTGGCCTTGTATTTACAAATGGATTCATTTCCAGACTGATTCTTCAGAAAATTCAGATCAGCAACAGCCACAATGCCCTGTTTGCAAATCTGAAGTTTCACAAAAAACATTGATTCCACTCTATGGGCGCGGCCAATCTACAAAATCATCTGATGGAAAGGCTCCAAATCTTGGTATTGTCATTCCACAAAGGCCTCCTACTCCTAGATGTGGCGATCACACGCTGATATCAACCACTGATTCAAATCAATCCCAGTTACTTCAACGACGACAACAGTCTCAAACGCATCAACCTTATCAAGGAAGTTACATGGCCTCACCTATTCTTAGCCCTGGTGGCACCACAGCTAATATGTTGCACCCTATTATCGGAGAAGTGGCTAATGCTAGGATTTTTGGGAACTCATCTACAACTTTGTATACATATCCAAACTCTTATAATGTAGCCGCGAGTAGTAGTCCAAGATTGAGAAGGCAACTATTACAGGCTGATAGATCACTTGGCAGAATATGTTTTTTCCTCTTTTGTTGCTTTGTCACATGTTTAATCTTGTTCTGA
- the LOC107826153 gene encoding pentatricopeptide repeat-containing protein At2g20710, mitochondrial-like, whose protein sequence is MVKVIQQSVRGLKSWWKFSSTSYVRVSSYSTEPETLASLFIPKKDKGSDTTPASSPKDTLYHKLLYSTSSSASVIPVLDQWVSEEKPLKHEDLQIIAKQLRAYRRFNHALQIYEWINKSKHFDILSGDVAVQLDLVSKSHGVKAAEKYFASIPDNLRTYRVYGALLNVYADAKCLKKAEDTMQKLKELGYAGTVAYNVLMTLYAKMGDLDKLNSLMLEMEDKGIVGNVITYNILLNAYASVPDVEEMEKLLMKMEADPLLIDWSPYTVAAKGYLKAGDIEKASAALKKCEHLIRGKRATLAVDILLTLYASMGKKDDLYRVWDKYKRRAKYNNSSYHCMISGLEKLGDLDGAEKIFAEWEANRVHFDMKIPNLLITAYCKKGHMEKAISIIDELLESGKQPNGSTWNRLALGYCVQNEMEKAVETMKKAILASRPGWKPHFHSLASCVKYLQSKGDTQREGELKDLLRVRGLFPEEVERGLKKYIEIGNRMSEALDETNLEEACLQ, encoded by the exons ATGGTGAAAGTTATTCAACAAAGTGTTAGGGGTCTGAAATCATGGTGGAAATTCAGCTCCACTAGTTATGTTAGGGTTTCCTCATACTCTACtgaacctgaaaccctagcctccttATTTATTCCTAAAAAAGATAAAGGTTCGGATACCACCCCAGCCTCGTCTCCAAAGGATACTCTGTACCACAAGCTACTGTATTCGACAAGCTCTAGTGCTTCGGTCATACCAGTACTGGACCAGTGGGTTAGTGAAGAAAAGCCTCTTAAGCATGAAGATCTCCAGATTATCGCCAAACAGCTTAGAGCTTACCGCCGCTTCAATCATGCCCTTCAG ATTTATGAGTGGATTAACAAGTCCAAGCATTTTGATATATTGTCTGGAGATGTTGCAGTCCAACTGGATTTGGTATCAAAATCCCATGGTGTGAAAGCCGCAGAGAAGTATTTCGCTAGCATTCCAGATAATTTAAGAACCTACCGGGTATATGGCGCTCTCTTGAACGTCTATGCTGATGCAAAATGCTTAAAAAAAGCAGAAGATACCATGCAAAAGCTGAAGGAATTGGGCTATGCTGGCACAGTGGCGTACAATGTTCTGATGACCCTTTATGCTAAAATGGGAGATCTTGACAAGCTAAACTCACTTATGCTAGAGATGGAAGACAAGGGAATTGTTGGTAACGTGATTACCTACAATATCCTCTTAAATGCATATGCATCTGTTCCAGATGTTGAGGAGATGGAGAAGCTTCTGATGAAAATGGAAGCTGATCCACTGCTGATTGATTGGAGTCCTTATACAGTTGCTGCCAAGGGATACCTGAAAGCTGGTGATATAGAAAAGGCTTCCGCGGCATTGAAGAAATGCGAGCACCTAATCAGGGGGAAAAGGGCAACGCTTGCTGTTGACATACTCCTTACTCTCTATGCTAGTATGGGAAAGAAAGATGATTTGTATCGTGTATGGGATAAATACAAGAGAAGAGCTAAGTATAACAATTCAAGCTATCATTGTATGATAAGTGGATTAGAAAAGTTAGGTGATCTTGATGGCGCAGAGAAGATATTTGCCGAGTGGGAAGCAAACAGGGTACACTTTGACATGAAAATTCCAAATTTGCTCATAACTGCTTACTGCAAAAAGGGTCATATGGAAAAGGCTATATCAATCATAGATGAACTCTTGGAGAGTGGGAAGCAGCCTAATGGGAGCACATGGAATCGTCTAGCACTCGGTTATTGTGTACAGAATGAGATGGAGAAGGCAGTCGAGACGATGAAGAAAGCAATCTTGGCTAGTCGGCCAGGGTGGAAACCGCACTTTCATAGTTTAGCTTCCTGTGTGAAGTACTTGCAATCAAAAGGAGATACTCAAAGAGAAGGAGAGCTTAAAGATTTACTTAGGGTGCGAGGTCTCTTCCCAGAGGAAGTTGAGAGGGGTCTGAAAAAGTATATTGAAATTGGAAATCGTATGTCTGAGGCACTTGATGAAACAAACCTTGAGGAGGCTTGCTTACAATAG